One window of Phycisphaeraceae bacterium genomic DNA carries:
- the rpmF gene encoding 50S ribosomal protein L32, producing the protein MNPAMRQSYGRTRRRRSHHALKATSPTTCPLSGMPKQHHRACAESGYVRPGLRISVPKLGIGVQKN; encoded by the coding sequence ATGAATCCAGCGATGCGTCAGAGTTATGGTCGGACCCGGCGCCGGCGTTCCCACCACGCTCTGAAGGCGACTTCTCCTACGACGTGCCCTCTCTCGGGCATGCCGAAGCAGCACCACCGTGCGTGCGCAGAGTCCGGCTATGTTCGCCCGGGCCTGCGTATCTCCGTTCCGAAGCTCGGCATCGGCGTCCAGAAGAACTGA
- the elbB gene encoding isoprenoid biosynthesis glyoxalase ElbB, giving the protein MLPIAVVLSGCGRGDGSEIHESVSCLIHLSRHGAPYRCFAPDKPQADVINHATGQPAPESRNVMVESARISRGEISPLQSLDPSKFSAVIFPGGFGAAKNLSTFARDGQNCSVDPDVQRTIKGFRSQSKPIGLCCIAPVLAAKVLGTNAGGTGCSVTIGSDEQTSNAIRAMGATNVPKPATEAVIDEANHIVTTPAYMCDASVHEVYTGIGKMVDAVVALANRS; this is encoded by the coding sequence ATGCTGCCAATCGCGGTGGTCCTGTCCGGATGTGGTCGAGGTGATGGAAGCGAGATCCACGAGTCCGTCAGTTGCCTCATCCATCTCTCGCGCCACGGAGCCCCTTACCGCTGCTTCGCGCCGGACAAGCCGCAGGCCGATGTCATCAACCACGCAACGGGTCAGCCCGCGCCGGAATCGCGGAATGTCATGGTCGAATCGGCCCGAATCAGCCGCGGAGAGATCTCGCCGCTCCAGTCCCTCGATCCCTCGAAGTTCTCCGCCGTGATCTTCCCCGGAGGATTCGGCGCAGCCAAGAACCTCTCCACCTTCGCACGCGATGGACAGAACTGCTCGGTCGATCCCGATGTTCAACGCACCATCAAGGGCTTCAGATCACAGAGCAAACCCATCGGGCTCTGCTGCATCGCCCCCGTCCTTGCCGCCAAGGTACTCGGAACAAACGCGGGCGGCACGGGATGCAGCGTCACCATCGGATCCGATGAACAGACAAGCAATGCGATCAGGGCGATGGGGGCAACGAATGTCCCGAAACCGGCAACCGAGGCCGTCATCGACGAGGCGAACCACATCGTCACGACCCCCGCGTACATGTGCGACGCCTCGGTTCACGAGGTCTACACAGGAATAGGCAAAATGGTCGATGCGGTCGTCGCGCTCGCAAATCGCAGTTGA
- the plsX gene encoding phosphate acyltransferase PlsX: MRLAVDVMGGDHAPDAILRGCVDALPDLGDGDRLVLVGPSDIIVDYLNERRVKDDRVSIEHASEVIAMDDTPAMAVRTKRDSSIVKMSILGSHKADQPCDAVLSAGNTGACVAAAIMHMKRLPHVHRPGIAVTIPAFHGPLVLCDAGANPEPKGVHLWQYGVMCQALAQHMLKIASPRVALMNIGSEEAKGSELVKEARNLLRKTPGLNYIGYVEGRDFFDGVADVIVTDGFVGNSMLKMAEGMGSAMMKAIVSEVFSIDPDLGMQLEPVLKQIYKKNDYHEYGGAPLMGVNGVCMIAHGSSQPRTIRAAIRNTFQYVAAGVNEVIVKRLGEVADVAHGAVAPVAGQEHA; the protein is encoded by the coding sequence ATGCGCTTGGCGGTCGATGTCATGGGGGGCGACCACGCTCCCGACGCCATTCTGCGCGGCTGCGTCGATGCCTTGCCCGACTTGGGCGATGGCGATCGGCTCGTTCTTGTCGGACCAAGCGACATCATTGTTGATTATCTGAATGAGCGGCGCGTCAAGGACGACCGCGTTTCGATCGAGCACGCTTCGGAAGTCATCGCGATGGATGACACGCCGGCGATGGCTGTGCGGACGAAGCGTGATTCGTCGATCGTCAAAATGTCGATCCTCGGTTCGCACAAGGCGGATCAGCCGTGCGACGCGGTGCTGTCTGCGGGGAATACGGGTGCGTGCGTCGCGGCCGCGATCATGCATATGAAGCGGCTGCCCCACGTGCACCGGCCGGGGATCGCGGTGACGATACCGGCGTTCCACGGCCCGCTGGTGCTGTGTGATGCGGGGGCGAACCCTGAGCCGAAGGGCGTGCATCTCTGGCAGTACGGGGTGATGTGCCAGGCACTCGCTCAGCACATGCTGAAGATCGCGTCGCCTCGCGTGGCTCTCATGAACATCGGATCCGAGGAGGCGAAGGGCTCCGAGCTCGTGAAAGAGGCGAGGAATCTGCTTCGGAAAACTCCTGGCCTGAACTACATCGGATACGTCGAGGGGCGGGACTTCTTCGACGGTGTCGCGGACGTGATCGTGACCGACGGCTTCGTGGGCAACTCGATGCTCAAGATGGCCGAGGGCATGGGCAGCGCGATGATGAAGGCCATCGTCTCCGAGGTGTTCTCGATCGATCCCGATCTGGGCATGCAGCTCGAGCCCGTGCTGAAGCAGATCTATAAGAAGAACGATTATCACGAGTACGGCGGCGCACCGCTGATGGGCGTCAACGGGGTGTGCATGATCGCGCACGGATCGAGCCAGCCCCGGACCATCCGGGCGGCGATCCGGAACACGTTCCAGTATGTCGCGGCGGGCGTGAATGAAGTCATCGTCAAGCGGTTGGGCGAGGTCGCGGATGTGGCTCACGGGGCCGTGGCGCCCGTCGCAGGGCAGGAGCACGCATGA
- a CDS encoding HD domain-containing protein: MLLCAIQDVRPGMILGSQVRDPRAPDLQLLRPGVVLDAALLASIRKRGVSQVWVEDDLTRDLDAALAPELSAARLEVYARLRDDLSSMSRRTLSVASVQSYRQAVMGLVVQAISSKKYAAMTDSLFDSDGLATHSSNVAYLSLICGLHLEGYVVSEQRRLSHEQARDMAVLGMAGLMHDLGKARFRGSASDTHEIHIDGGVGPDGYRDHGWLGHRMLSETRVPARVAHAALNHHQRFDGHGWPDLTRSSGGRVNGPLAGRRIHIFARIVSAANVLDNLMRDASGSRRPPVAALHAFASSRFDGWFDPLVRRAMLLRIPPYAIGTEVTLIDGRRCVVMSPNPERPCRPVVRVLAGASGERPRETMNVDLADETVEKRGVSITHSLGEDVSAYVYDVPAAPHPALMQDNGGDELGQNRSVAA; the protein is encoded by the coding sequence ATGCTCCTCTGTGCGATCCAGGATGTCAGGCCGGGCATGATTCTGGGCTCGCAGGTTCGGGATCCGCGCGCGCCGGATCTTCAGCTGCTGAGGCCGGGCGTTGTGCTCGATGCCGCGCTGCTCGCGAGCATCCGTAAGCGTGGTGTATCTCAGGTCTGGGTCGAGGATGACCTCACACGCGACCTCGACGCGGCATTGGCCCCGGAGCTGTCTGCGGCGCGTCTCGAGGTGTATGCGCGGCTGCGCGATGACCTCTCATCGATGTCGCGTCGCACGCTCTCGGTCGCCTCGGTGCAGTCGTATCGGCAGGCGGTGATGGGGCTTGTGGTGCAGGCGATCTCATCGAAGAAGTACGCCGCGATGACCGACTCACTCTTCGACTCGGATGGCCTCGCGACGCATTCGAGCAACGTCGCGTACCTCTCGTTGATCTGCGGGCTCCACCTTGAGGGCTACGTTGTATCGGAGCAGCGGCGTCTCTCGCATGAGCAGGCGAGAGACATGGCGGTTCTCGGGATGGCGGGCCTGATGCACGATCTCGGGAAGGCTCGGTTCCGGGGCTCTGCGAGCGATACGCACGAGATCCATATCGACGGTGGTGTCGGACCGGATGGGTATCGTGATCACGGCTGGCTCGGGCATCGCATGCTGAGCGAGACGCGCGTGCCGGCGCGTGTCGCGCACGCCGCGCTGAACCACCATCAGCGGTTTGATGGTCATGGGTGGCCGGACCTTACACGGTCGAGCGGGGGCAGGGTGAATGGCCCGCTGGCGGGGCGCAGGATCCACATCTTCGCGAGGATCGTGTCCGCTGCGAATGTGCTGGACAATCTCATGCGTGACGCTTCAGGATCGCGCCGACCACCGGTGGCTGCGTTGCATGCTTTCGCATCCTCACGGTTTGACGGCTGGTTCGATCCGCTTGTCCGTAGGGCGATGCTGCTGCGGATCCCGCCGTATGCCATCGGTACAGAGGTCACGCTGATCGATGGGCGAAGGTGCGTGGTGATGTCCCCGAATCCCGAGCGTCCGTGCAGGCCGGTGGTGCGGGTGTTGGCAGGGGCAAGCGGGGAACGACCACGCGAGACGATGAATGTGGATCTGGCGGATGAGACCGTCGAGAAGCGAGGCGTGTCCATCACACACTCGCTGGGCGAGGATGTCTCGGCTTACGTGTACGACGTGCCTGCTGCGCCGCATCCTGCACTGATGCAGGACAACGGGGGCGATGAGTTGGGACAGAATCGGAGCGTCGCGGCATGA
- a CDS encoding DNA topoisomerase IV subunit A, with protein sequence MARKPAPKTASTTAKKPIGTLPERDVKTIGKLVGLSEMVVKRGMSGKDPVIHIPLRTKSNTSWNRKKGILEMGDAKADRPLFDLKTAKQFMQTMLHASTIKDLIEEGKTSSLRGVFYKAKHTVAGTKENTFDTQDESDPILEDLEVSLGTLREELHIFAENRGVLAGNITVIDGGDTIDCRASGRGGHGIPSIVEPDVFAFGKCEAKFVLHVEKGTVWNRFNEDRFWEKNNCILTHGGGQPPRGCRRLLQRLNKELGLPIICLLDNDPWGHYIYSVIKQGSISLAFESSRLAIPEAKFLGLRAKDYKECDLGEAVKIELTENDIKRAKEIAAYPWFADHKGWQREIQGLLNNGFKMEVEAMINKGISYVTEEYVPQRLKAKDWLE encoded by the coding sequence ATGGCCCGTAAACCCGCACCAAAGACCGCTTCGACAACAGCAAAGAAGCCGATCGGCACGCTCCCCGAGCGCGACGTCAAGACCATCGGGAAGCTCGTCGGACTCTCCGAAATGGTCGTGAAGCGCGGCATGAGCGGCAAAGACCCGGTCATCCACATCCCCCTTCGCACCAAGAGCAACACCAGTTGGAACCGGAAGAAGGGCATCCTCGAGATGGGCGATGCCAAGGCCGATCGCCCCCTCTTCGACCTCAAAACAGCCAAGCAGTTCATGCAGACCATGCTCCACGCCAGCACGATCAAGGATCTGATTGAAGAGGGCAAGACAAGCTCCCTCCGAGGCGTCTTCTACAAGGCCAAGCACACCGTCGCGGGCACGAAAGAGAACACCTTCGACACGCAGGACGAGTCCGATCCCATTCTCGAGGACCTCGAAGTGTCGCTTGGGACGCTGCGCGAAGAGCTCCACATCTTCGCCGAGAACCGCGGCGTGCTGGCGGGCAACATCACGGTCATTGATGGAGGTGACACGATTGACTGTCGAGCATCCGGCCGGGGCGGGCACGGCATTCCATCGATTGTTGAGCCCGATGTGTTCGCGTTCGGCAAGTGCGAGGCCAAGTTCGTCCTGCATGTCGAGAAGGGCACAGTCTGGAATCGCTTCAACGAAGACCGCTTCTGGGAAAAGAACAACTGCATCCTCACGCACGGCGGAGGCCAGCCGCCGCGAGGGTGCAGGCGTCTGCTTCAACGTCTGAACAAGGAACTCGGGCTGCCAATCATCTGCCTCCTCGACAACGACCCTTGGGGTCACTACATCTACAGCGTCATCAAGCAGGGCTCCATCTCGCTTGCGTTCGAGTCCTCTCGCCTCGCGATCCCGGAAGCGAAGTTTCTCGGGCTGCGAGCAAAGGACTACAAGGAGTGCGATCTTGGTGAAGCTGTGAAGATTGAGCTGACCGAGAACGACATCAAACGCGCTAAGGAGATCGCGGCGTATCCGTGGTTCGCGGATCACAAGGGCTGGCAGCGTGAGATTCAGGGACTTCTGAACAATGGCTTCAAGATGGAAGTCGAAGCCATGATCAACAAGGGCATTTCGTACGTCACCGAGGAGTACGTCCCGCAGCGCCTGAAAGCAAAGGACTGGCTGGAGTGA
- a CDS encoding META domain-containing protein encodes MHLARIVIIGSALSLPLAITSLTGCQSGQSMTDSASMIQKLTGDWNLTALRGADLSTIMPQGLRVPSLSFTEDGKVSGTGGINRLASSIDLEALAKGEFKLAPTASTKMAGSPEAMNFEDSFLKALGEATGLSVKGDTLSLSNAAGELMKFARAK; translated from the coding sequence ATGCACCTGGCACGCATCGTCATCATCGGGTCCGCACTGTCGCTCCCTCTCGCGATCACATCGCTGACTGGCTGCCAATCCGGCCAGAGCATGACCGACTCCGCTTCCATGATCCAGAAACTCACCGGCGATTGGAACCTGACCGCGCTGCGCGGGGCCGATCTCTCGACGATCATGCCTCAGGGGCTTCGCGTTCCATCGCTCTCCTTCACGGAAGACGGCAAGGTCTCCGGCACGGGCGGCATCAACCGTCTCGCTTCCTCCATCGATCTGGAGGCACTGGCGAAGGGCGAGTTCAAGCTCGCACCGACCGCGAGCACGAAGATGGCGGGATCGCCCGAGGCGATGAACTTCGAGGACTCCTTTCTGAAAGCACTCGGCGAGGCGACTGGGCTCTCGGTCAAGGGCGACACCCTCTCACTCTCGAACGCCGCTGGTGAGCTCATGAAGTTCGCGCGCGCCAAGTAA
- a CDS encoding serine/threonine protein kinase: MENPNAEKSGGVTVASGVSGSSIGMSGSSQDDPGKTPILAGETPSPAPRRAAPAPAASLSETHAAIKAEADKAGTNLDTLVGRLVVEQGFATTDEVSHCLEQAREDRNERSLAQMLIDNNYVTERQIARLKQIVEAQRSGQKIPGYKVLSKLGEGAMATVFKAKQLSLDRTVAIKILPRKFSSNPQFIERFYAEGRAAAALNHPNIVQAFDVGKAGEYHYFVMEFVDGRTVYDDIVKHKRFSEQEAIDIVIQVAEALQHAHEKGLVHRDVKPKNIMISSDGVVKLADMGLARAISDKEAAEAEAGKAFGTPYYISPEQIRGEINIGPPADIYSLGATMYHMLTGSVPFDGKNPSAVMHKHLKAELVPPDHVNAKLSAGSAEIIEMMMAKSPKARYQNCRDLLIDLRAVRKGDKPVLAHRDFGAVDLQSIVAAEAVSQGEIAVDQSKKSGGGSSILTQPLFVSLLAVAAISILFNIVLLATRM; the protein is encoded by the coding sequence GTGGAGAACCCGAATGCTGAGAAGAGTGGTGGCGTCACGGTGGCGTCCGGCGTTTCGGGTTCGTCGATTGGCATGAGCGGCTCTTCACAAGACGATCCCGGCAAGACACCGATACTCGCGGGCGAAACACCTTCGCCCGCGCCACGTCGTGCTGCGCCCGCGCCGGCGGCCTCGCTATCTGAGACGCACGCCGCCATCAAGGCGGAGGCCGACAAGGCGGGCACAAACCTTGACACGCTGGTCGGGCGGCTGGTGGTCGAGCAGGGCTTTGCGACGACCGATGAGGTCTCGCACTGCCTGGAGCAGGCGCGGGAGGATCGCAACGAGCGTTCGCTCGCTCAGATGCTCATCGACAACAACTACGTGACCGAGCGCCAGATCGCACGTCTGAAGCAGATCGTCGAGGCCCAGCGGTCCGGGCAGAAGATCCCGGGGTACAAGGTCTTGAGCAAGCTTGGCGAGGGCGCCATGGCGACGGTGTTCAAGGCCAAGCAGTTGTCGCTCGACCGGACGGTCGCGATCAAGATCCTTCCGCGGAAGTTCAGCAGCAACCCGCAGTTCATCGAGCGTTTCTACGCCGAGGGCAGGGCCGCGGCTGCGCTGAATCATCCGAACATCGTGCAGGCGTTCGATGTCGGCAAGGCGGGGGAGTACCACTACTTCGTGATGGAGTTCGTCGACGGTCGGACGGTGTACGACGACATCGTGAAGCACAAGCGATTCAGCGAGCAGGAAGCGATCGACATCGTGATCCAGGTTGCCGAGGCGCTCCAGCACGCGCACGAGAAGGGGCTCGTGCACCGCGACGTGAAGCCGAAGAACATCATGATCTCTTCGGACGGCGTCGTGAAGCTGGCCGACATGGGCCTCGCCCGGGCGATTTCGGATAAAGAAGCGGCTGAGGCGGAGGCGGGCAAGGCGTTCGGCACGCCTTACTACATCTCGCCGGAGCAGATCCGCGGCGAGATCAACATCGGTCCACCTGCGGACATCTACTCGCTCGGCGCAACGATGTACCACATGCTGACCGGGAGCGTTCCCTTCGACGGGAAGAACCCTTCGGCGGTGATGCACAAGCATCTCAAGGCCGAGCTGGTGCCACCGGACCATGTGAACGCCAAGTTGAGCGCGGGCTCGGCCGAGATCATCGAGATGATGATGGCCAAGAGCCCGAAGGCGCGGTACCAGAACTGCCGCGACCTTCTGATCGATCTGCGGGCGGTGCGCAAGGGGGACAAACCGGTGCTGGCGCATCGCGACTTCGGCGCGGTGGACCTGCAGTCGATCGTGGCGGCGGAGGCGGTCTCGCAGGGTGAGATCGCGGTCGATCAGAGCAAGAAGAGCGGTGGGGGTTCGTCGATCCTGACGCAACCCCTGTTTGTTTCGCTGCTTGCGGTTGCCGCGATCAGCATTCTCTTCAATATCGTGCTTCTGGCGACCCGGATGTGA
- a CDS encoding ketoacyl-ACP synthase III, with protein sequence MSGRGRSPVCVGVEIAGSGSSLPARRVTNSDLVAMMDTSDEWIVQRTGIRERRIYDREKEGTADFAADAARKAIADAGLLPTDIDLVVVATMTPDSPTPGVACVVADRIGAGKVGAFDINGACCGFVFAINTAHDLINGGAYRNVVVVGADTITRFCDFSTAGRNVAVLFGDAAAAVVLRAGSDTSRGLLAQAMHSDGGGAKNLFVPGRKQDFPPNVEYDPKRINQIYMDGQAVFKFAVGTFSKLIEQTLERAGLKADEIDHYVCHQSNYRILDSARERFGLSPERLHVNIDRYGNTVGASVPLVFDELRKSGRVQPGQKVMFLAFGAGLTWGSSLWQL encoded by the coding sequence ATGAGCGGGCGAGGTCGATCTCCGGTCTGTGTCGGAGTTGAGATCGCTGGGAGCGGATCGTCCTTGCCGGCGCGTCGCGTGACGAACAGCGACCTCGTTGCGATGATGGACACGTCCGATGAGTGGATCGTGCAGCGCACGGGAATTCGAGAGCGGCGGATCTACGACCGCGAGAAGGAAGGGACGGCGGACTTTGCTGCTGACGCGGCACGCAAGGCCATCGCGGATGCGGGTCTTTTGCCGACGGACATCGACCTTGTCGTCGTCGCCACGATGACTCCTGACTCGCCGACGCCGGGTGTGGCTTGTGTCGTCGCAGACAGGATCGGCGCAGGGAAGGTCGGCGCGTTTGACATAAACGGCGCGTGCTGCGGATTCGTCTTTGCTATCAACACCGCGCACGACCTCATCAACGGCGGCGCGTATCGGAATGTCGTGGTCGTCGGAGCTGACACGATCACTCGCTTCTGCGATTTCAGCACTGCGGGCAGGAACGTCGCGGTGTTGTTCGGCGATGCCGCGGCTGCGGTGGTGCTGCGTGCCGGCAGCGACACGAGCCGGGGGCTCCTTGCCCAGGCGATGCACTCTGACGGCGGTGGAGCGAAGAACCTCTTTGTTCCCGGGCGTAAGCAGGACTTTCCGCCGAACGTTGAGTATGACCCCAAGCGCATCAACCAGATCTACATGGACGGGCAGGCGGTCTTCAAGTTTGCGGTGGGCACGTTCTCGAAGCTCATTGAGCAGACGCTGGAGCGAGCGGGTCTGAAGGCCGACGAGATTGACCACTACGTGTGCCACCAGTCGAACTATCGGATTCTCGATTCGGCGCGCGAGCGGTTCGGATTGTCGCCGGAGCGGTTGCACGTCAACATCGATCGGTATGGGAACACGGTGGGTGCTTCGGTGCCGCTGGTCTTTGACGAGCTGCGGAAGTCAGGGCGCGTGCAACCGGGCCAGAAGGTGATGTTCCTCGCGTTCGGCGCGGGCCTCACGTGGGGCTCGTCGCTCTGGCAGCTCTGA
- the infC gene encoding translation initiation factor IF-3 produces MIRISPIRLIGAENEQIGVVETYEAMRMAQEQGLDLVEIVPDSRPPVCKIMDYGKHKYELSQKERKSRAASKSTEMKEIRLGRSVKIDPHDVKIRVDQSRRFLMAGHKVTITQRFRGREMMHRGLGLDRLEQICRDLSDIAKIEMDPRWLGKQASIILAPDRVKIEALKRQLAKQKQDAGIADAEEAVEAELHAQAQAAQDAIDQDAPDDDDDDADGVETGAQASGSDAQKHHKSAKKNKYEKQEKKKDFMQGFDPNQIG; encoded by the coding sequence ATGATCCGTATTTCGCCGATCCGTCTGATCGGCGCCGAGAACGAGCAGATCGGCGTCGTCGAGACGTATGAGGCCATGCGCATGGCGCAGGAGCAGGGGCTCGATCTCGTCGAGATTGTGCCGGACTCTCGCCCTCCTGTGTGCAAGATCATGGACTACGGGAAGCACAAGTATGAGCTCTCCCAGAAGGAACGGAAGAGCCGTGCGGCTTCCAAGTCGACCGAGATGAAGGAGATCCGTCTCGGGCGTTCGGTCAAGATCGATCCGCACGATGTGAAGATCCGCGTCGATCAGTCGAGGCGGTTCCTGATGGCGGGCCACAAGGTGACGATCACGCAGCGTTTCCGCGGGCGTGAGATGATGCACCGCGGGCTCGGGCTAGATCGTCTCGAGCAGATCTGCCGGGACCTCTCGGACATCGCGAAGATCGAGATGGATCCGCGTTGGCTTGGCAAGCAGGCGAGCATCATCCTCGCGCCGGACCGCGTAAAGATCGAGGCGTTGAAGCGTCAGTTGGCGAAGCAGAAGCAGGATGCGGGCATCGCGGACGCCGAGGAGGCGGTCGAGGCCGAGCTCCACGCGCAGGCGCAGGCGGCACAGGACGCGATCGATCAGGATGCGCCCGACGATGACGACGATGATGCCGATGGGGTCGAGACGGGTGCTCAGGCATCCGGATCCGACGCTCAGAAGCATCACAAGAGCGCGAAGAAGAACAAGTACGAGAAGCAGGAGAAGAAGAAGGACTTCATGCAGGGCTTCGACCCGAACCAGATCGGGTGA
- a CDS encoding ABC transporter permease gives MSFILEIIRLGLTNLRLHLLRSVLTTLGIIFGVGAVITMVAIGEGSTREALKQIERLGARNIIVRSQQPPESGQGNQSSQRSWVSRYGLTYQDLDVIKRSMPDASVIVPLKQVGGEISRESRRKASQVFGTTPEFPIVSNIVVQRGRYLTREDIENQSLVAVIGQEVAKELFPFDDPLGNTLRIDTKTVTVVGVLAPVGLSGGAGAALVGRDLNLDVHIPITTARTVFGDIVMRRSSGSFQASEVQIAEVYIMSPSREDVIIDAARIRRIVDVRHPRLTDIGMIVPFELLAEARKRAQAGKWIAGMIAGISLLVGGIGIMNIMLATVTERTREIGIRRALGATRKHIIWQFLVETSVLSTLGGAVGVAVGLSLSIGLAVTVPVLHKLPLLGRFVAMDAAMPTHVTTWSVLLSFIVAMLTGLVFGLYPAQKAAAQDPIVALRHD, from the coding sequence TTGTCTTTCATTCTCGAGATCATCCGACTCGGCCTGACGAACCTCCGGCTCCACCTGCTCCGGTCGGTGCTCACCACGCTCGGCATCATTTTCGGTGTCGGTGCCGTCATCACCATGGTCGCCATCGGCGAAGGGTCAACCAGAGAGGCCCTCAAGCAGATCGAACGCCTCGGTGCCAGAAACATCATCGTCCGCTCGCAGCAGCCCCCCGAGAGCGGCCAGGGAAACCAGTCCTCCCAACGCTCATGGGTCAGCCGATACGGCCTCACCTACCAAGACCTCGATGTGATCAAACGCTCCATGCCGGATGCCAGCGTCATCGTCCCGCTCAAGCAAGTCGGAGGCGAGATCTCCCGCGAATCCCGACGCAAGGCGAGCCAGGTCTTCGGCACCACGCCCGAGTTCCCCATCGTCTCGAACATCGTCGTGCAGCGTGGCCGCTACCTCACCCGCGAGGACATCGAGAACCAATCACTCGTCGCCGTCATCGGCCAGGAAGTCGCCAAAGAACTCTTCCCCTTCGATGATCCGCTCGGAAACACGCTCCGCATCGACACCAAGACCGTGACAGTCGTCGGCGTCCTCGCACCCGTCGGCCTCTCCGGCGGCGCGGGCGCCGCCCTCGTCGGCAGAGACCTCAACCTCGACGTCCACATCCCCATCACTACCGCACGCACCGTCTTCGGCGACATCGTCATGCGCCGCTCCAGCGGCAGTTTCCAGGCCAGCGAAGTCCAGATCGCCGAGGTCTACATCATGTCCCCCTCGCGTGAGGACGTGATCATCGACGCCGCACGTATCCGACGCATCGTCGATGTCCGACACCCACGCCTCACCGACATCGGCATGATCGTCCCCTTCGAGCTCCTCGCCGAAGCCCGCAAACGCGCCCAGGCCGGCAAATGGATCGCAGGCATGATCGCCGGGATCTCTCTGCTCGTCGGCGGCATCGGCATCATGAACATCATGCTCGCAACCGTCACGGAGCGAACCCGCGAGATCGGCATCCGCCGTGCCCTTGGCGCAACCCGCAAACACATCATCTGGCAGTTCCTGGTCGAGACCAGCGTGCTCTCGACGCTTGGCGGTGCGGTCGGCGTGGCCGTCGGCCTCTCCCTCAGCATCGGGCTCGCCGTCACCGTCCCGGTCCTCCACAAACTCCCGCTCCTGGGCCGCTTCGTCGCCATGGATGCAGCCATGCCCACACACGTGACGACATGGTCCGTGCTCCTCTCCTTCATCGTCGCGATGCTCACAGGACTCGTCTTCGGGCTCTACCCCGCCCAGAAAGCCGCGGCTCAGGACCCGATCGTCGCCCTGCGCCATGACTAG